TATACGAGTTTCTTCATTTGATTCTCTGGTTCCCTTCGGAGGAATCAGAGGATCACCCACCAGTCTCCTCCCACCTTCCCAAAATCCTGTTTTTGTTCTTAGACTTGCGTATATATACATTTTTCGTGTATATATATGCGTAAATATCTCGCATAACACGTCCTTCGGATATTATTGAAATGGGTTTTTGAACAACAGGGAATCGTCTCAAAAAGGTGGGAttctttatatataaaaatttgttttttttttcgggAGTCTCGGGAAAATGGGTATGGCGGAAAGAGAAGGTATGATGCGGGGATGGCTTTATTTGATTCGTTTCAACCGTTTTGGGCTGCAATATTCACGTAAAAGATACTTCATTCTTCAAGATAACTGCCTCAAGAGCTTcaaatctattccttcttcagATACAGAGGTGCGTTTTGATTTTTATCGTTGTTTTTCcatttttatttcatgattcCATTGGAAACATGCaaagaatataaatatatatgtgtgtgtatttttGTTATCTTTGTATCCTGTGTTTCTGTATGGGACAtgcatgtatgatgcaagtatatATAACTAAGAATTTAGCATGAACTCCATTTATTTGGGCGAAACTTATAATTTCAATAGATTACAAATGAATTTCGAATTTATTTCCAGGCCGCTCTGTGTATATATGTATGGATGATGTATCCCGTATGTGTCGATTCCTGTGAAATGATTTGGCTTTTTTTGATCATGATTCATGATAGTTGAATATCGTGTACTTTTATGAGGTGAAAGAAAAGATTTCATTGTTTTGTATTATCTCCTGTGTTTCCTGTATTGGCATGTTGTCATACCATAATCTTGTTGTCTCTGGTTTGTccttattttaatttttcatcTAATGATTGACATAAAACTATCCAATCGACTTTCAATCTGTtggaattaattttttaaatatataattctaTATTTGTGCTATACAATATATAAAGTTCTTTGTTTTAATAATTGGTTTTGTGTTATAGGGATAGGTACAATGGTTGCTGCACTAGTCTTCCTACCTTTGATCACCAAATAAGTATAAAGgaatcaattaaataatattcTCAAATTATCTATCAGAAAGTTGGATATTCACAATGGACCACTTATTTGATATTAATTTCAAGCGAAAGCATATCCAAAGAGAGTTGATATCGATTCTCTGGAGTTGTCTCTTTTTATATTTGGGAGAACGAACAAAGTTTGTTATCTGCCAGCATTTCTataagattttaattttgacTGTGTTTAATTATGTAAAATCAAGGATTTGTCATATGTAGACAGAAAATCAAACTGatgataattaaataaaaagagtTTCCATATGAggcatgaaaattatattttcatatCTTCCACTTGCTATATAGGGAAATAACGAGGATTTTTATTTAGGTGAGTGAGTATCATTTCAATGTAAAATGCTTGAGAGTAAAACAAAAAATGGAGGGGCAAAATTTACcttttaaaaaattgaacatGCTAATCACTCATACTTTCAATGTGCTTCTCTTGTTTGACAGGGGAGCGTCATCGCTCACCCATTTTAGGTTCCATTCCTGGCCAGTTAGTCACCGATACATCCTTTCGTAGTCATTTTTGTCCTTAATGAAATTTTGGTGCCACGCCACAAGTCTAATGAGAAAAAAATAATGGATATTATCTTCTTTTGCTAATCCCAGTCCTTTGCTTTGtattaattgaccattcttgtGGCAGGAGCCGGTGAGAAGTGCAATAATAGACTCCTGCATTCGTGTTACAGATAACGGAAGAGAGAGTCATCATATGAAAGTAAAATTAATTTCTGATGAGTCAGTATTAGTAAGCAAAGAGCAAAATTTGTATTACCTTTTATACTTATATATGATCTATCTTGTTATGTACaggtattttttatttttaccctCTACAATACTTCTAATCATAACGATCAGCTTAAGGTGATTTATCCGGTCTTGATTTTTATAACTCTTAAAGAAGACACGATGATAGTAATGGCGAATGACATTGACATACTTTAATAGCTAGGGGCAACCAGTTCTGAAGAAGCTGCTAGATGGATTCGTTCTTTGCAGGACACTGCTCTGGACCCCGTGACTAACTCAAATTGTTCAAAAAGGAGGTGGCAGCCTTTCAGGTGAGAATTCTACAATTTAGATACTTATAACTTGAAAATAACTTTTGGGAGTACTTTTGCCTATGTATCTTGCCATTATCCTTGCACAATCTTGTTTTACCTTTTTCTTAACAGCTTAAGTGTTTCAAAGAGAATGGCGAATAAAAGGTCTGTCGACTGGACTTCAGCATCTTCTGAACATGTAAATGCCATGACTTCGGATGTAATTGGTCCTTCACCGTGGAAAATATTTGGCTGTCAAGATGGTAATTACTTGAATGTTGgtttttaattgtattattttgcAAAAGAAATTTTCTAATATTGCCTCTTTAGGATTGCGTCTCTTCAAAGAAGCGAAGGACAGAGATTCCAACGGAAAGGTAGTAGATTCCTGCGACTCGTCTATGGGGGACCCCTTAGAGTTCATGACATTTTTCCCTCCTTTTGATTTGTATTTGAATTGTTATGTACAGCATTGGGACGACCACCCAGCCATAATGGCCGTTGGTGTGATTGATGGAACTTCGGAAACCGTTTTCCGTACGCTTTTGTCTCTTGGTACTTCAAAATCTGAGTAAGGATCCCATAATTTTTTACTTTTAGGAAAATTCTGCAATAAAGATGGAAATTTGAAGTTCTTGAGTTTTACTTATTAAATACTTTTGCAGATGGGATTTCTGCTTCTACAGGGGAAGTGTGATTGAGCATCTTGATGGTCATACAGATATAATACACATTCAGCTATACAATCATTGGTTACCATGGTCGGTCTTGTAACTAACAAGAATACATTTTGTAATATAATGATATCGTTAATCACATTTCCATTTTCAGGGCAATGAAACGAAGAGATTTGCTGCTACGCCGTTATTGGAGAAGGGAAGATGATGGCACATATGGTATGGTACTCTCTAACCCAGAAACTGATGCTGTGAAGTTAATAACTGTTAAAGTTATAATTAAAGTTAAAAGGGTTGTTCCTCTTATTTTtccatcatttttttatttcgtGCCCATGTTCTTGTATAGTGTCGAGTTTATGTTATTATAGATATGAACTTGATAGAAGTTAAAGCTATAGCTAAAGTTAAAAGGTTTGttactattatttttcattttcgtCTCCATGTTCTTATATTGTGTCGAGTTTATGTTAATAGACATGAACTTGATAATTCTATTGCTTTTGTTGCAGTGATTCTTTACCACTCTGTGATCCACAGGAAGTGTCCACCGCAAGACGGATATATTCGAGCTTGCCTTAAAAGTAATGTATGCCTTGAACTGGATTTGATGGAAAATATGGAATTCGTGTTATCTAAAATTGACAGATTGAGAATGAAAATGGatggaaaatgtttatgctaaTTGATTATTTCGgtgttttatattttgtaactGAGCAGGCGGTGGATATGTGATAACTCCCACAAAACAAGGTAAACACTGTGTCATAAAACATATGCTCGCTGTTGATTGGAGATTTTGGAAGTCCCGTTTCAGGAAAGCATCTTCAAGATCAATAACTATTCGTATGCTTGGGAGGGTCGCAGGTGAAGTGCACAACTTATGTACATTTAAACAATACTTCTGATTCTAAATGGATTTTCATAATGGCGAGCCTCGTTTCTCACAATGCAGCCTTAAGAGAGATGTTCAGAGCTAAGGTAGGAAGTACTACCAACGAGTTTTTATTGGGAGAGCTTGCAGTGGAGGTTGGGATTCCTCAGAATGAGAAGGAAGAGATCAAAACTGAAGTAAACCTTAAAATGGTGGAGAAGATAACAGAAGACGAGGGATTGAAACGTCTTTCTGAAGCTTCGAGTCTTAAGGGGTTGAATGATGCTGCTGATGAATTTTTTGATGTTCCTGAACCGTTTGAAGATGAGGCAGCAGACAATGGGTGGACTTCTGACACAACCCCAGAATTTTGTTATGTGGTATTTTATACACTTGTTCCTCATCTTGTTTCCAAATTTTTCATCGCTGACATATATATTTGTGACTTGTTCTTTCAATCTGAAATGCTCAGGACATCTATCAGCCAAAATTGTCATCTGCtgctaattttgtgaaaaaattgCATGATCTTGCAGGTTAGCCCATTTAGATACATCTTACCATAACAAATATatgtgaattttaaaaaaatagaaatgacTCGAAATACATAATATTTGCAGTCCAGAAAAAGGGATATGTCGACTTGCAAGAACTGTCTTGGGGAGAAaatgtttcatgctgttatggAGCCACACTTCCAAAAGATTCAAGCTTCAACATGCTATGTAGTTGGGCAGCTGCTGATCCTTCATCCTTCCTCATCCGTGGTGATAATTATCTCGAAGACCATCAAAAGGTCACATATTGATATCTTTTATTTACTTTGATCGTATTACTCTATCCTTATATCACGAAAATAGATGTATTTATATCGTTTCACttcatattatcaatttatcATTATTAATATCTCCTGGAAATTGCTTTATTTTGTTAGATTAAGGCGAAGAGCACATTAATGCACATGGTTGCTGCAGATTGGCTAAGATCCGACAAGCGTGAAGATGATCTTGCTGGTCGTCCTGGAGGCATTGTTCAGGTTTCAATTATAGttgtttttttatcttttaatctTGAATTCTCGAACTCCTGAATTGTTCATACTCACAAACTTTATAAAAACGACAATCAACTTTTAACTCAAATGGTCATAGAAAGGTGCCTTACTGCCTTTAACCctcatttaataaaaaactcTTACACACGTGTATAAAGAGAAAGGCTAACATCAAATTTCAATGAACAAATATGCAGAAATATGCAGACAGGGGTGGTTCAGAATTCTTTTTTGTCATGAACATACAGGTAAAATCTTACTTCTTTCCTTTGATACTTTCCATGTTCCTGATGATCTCAAGTTTAATGTATATGTATGTGTTCCATCTGCTACTAAATCAGGTTCCTGGTACAACAATGTATAATCTGGCCTTATATTACATGTTGAAAACACCCCTAAATGAAACACCTTTGTTGGAGCGTTTTGTCAATGGAGATGATGCTTTTAGGAACTCAAGATTCAAGCTTATACCATACATTTCGAAGGTACTTTTGTAGCGatgtttcttttttctttctcaATAATATACATTTTTCACCTTTATCCTTTAAAGTAACATATTTTGAATCTGTCTCCCCGTAAATTTTTTTCCGCATGATACAAAATAGGACGATGCTCACATGTTTGAAGTGATTCTGCAGGGATCTTGGATAGTAAAACAGAGTGTTGGTAAGAAATCATGTTTGCTCGGACAAGCGCTTGAAGTGAATTATTATCGAGGAAAAAACTACTTGGAGGTGTCATATACTAAATGAGCCTTTTGGTAATCTTTAAGTAAAAAAAAACATCAATATCTTTAAAatgaaatgtttaaattttCAGCTGGATATCAATGTTGGCTCATCGACAGTGGCAAGAGGAGTCGTTAGCCTTGTTCTTGGTTACTTGAACAATCTTGTGATAGAAATGGCATTTTTGATACAGGTAAAGCAGCAGTATAGACAAACTACAAATTATGATGAAATATGTTACTACTAAGTACTTACTAGGTTTATGTTAGGAAGCAACAAAGGCCTCCAATGCCTTGCTAGCCTCTCGATACAGGAGTGATCAAACTGTGATGCCTATGCTAATATAtggtttataaaatttgagtatATTATCACTATGACTTATTATTTTTAGTACAACAACGAACACTAAACGTCTTAACAGTTTGTATTATTTACATAGCCATACCGAGAAAAACGATGAAGAGTTTTGCATGATGTTTAATGCAAACATATGATGGTGCATCTTATCCGTTTTGTGAAGATTATGTGGTTGACTCATGGTTTAAATTGTTTAATGGTGTTTGTTTTGGACTTACAGGGTAATACACAAGACGAGTTGCCGGAAGTCCTCCTTGGAACGTGCCGACTGAATCATCTAGATGCAGCAAAGTCTGTTTCGACTGACTCTATACGTATCATCTAGTCGAACCACATAAAAGAATTCTTCAAGCATGAAGGTGAATGAAGGAAGAGAGACCCTCCAACTGATTCAtatatattcaatttttttcttttttagtcTCATTAGTTTGAGGCATTGGAGGCAAAGGTGGAGGCTAGTTAAATTGATTCGTGAaaatttcatattaattaattcttATTGTAACTACAAAAATAGTGAAagtgttaaaaaaatattgattttttaattaaaaaatattgtttaacAAGATGATACTCTATTATATTTGATGTATGCTGAATGAAAATgtaatcaatatatatatatatatataataataaaatctatTATCCCGTATGGAGCCGTTGTTCTTCATCAACGTATCGTTACCAACATTGATTATCCTAAACTGGAAGCTCGTAGCTCTCTCGGACGACTTGTGGCCTTAATGATGTAGGAATCAATAATAGTCGCCTTCATGTTGTGTATCTGTTCAGTCACTAATAAATTTTTACATATTATTgtctaaaataaaattcatgagCTAATGTCCGTAATCAGCAGATGTGGTAACTACCATGTCTTATCGAACATTACTGCTGACTATAGTGAAAAGGGTGAGAGCAAACAAAGACCTTGCGAATTACAATGAAGCAAGAATCCTTGCCCCACCAACCAAACAACCTTTCTCATTAATTACTTCCCGTATTTTCAAACTTTCTTCCCTCTTTACGATAAATCTGCAAACAGAATCACATGTTGATACATTGTATTCATTTATATACCCAACATGTGACTCTAGAGCTTCCGTGAAAGTGACGGTAGTAATGGAGGAATAGCAGTAGCATGGAGGTAATggttctttctttttcttttttttttctcttttctgcATTTTTGAGTGCTGTGTTTCTTGTTTCAGACGCACGGGTTTGGCCCGGCATTTCTCTCTCTTTCTCTGTTTTGTTTTCTAAATTAAGTGTATTCGATTCAAATTTTTGatcatttttaataatttttttaaatgacagagttttattgattttatagatttttattaacttttatataattttatagaTTTATGTGGATTCATGTCGacttttttgtaaaatttttatagatttttgtgaaattttttttataaaattttataaattttgtacttaattataacatattattttttattaatttttttgaaccaataattaattgacatacataacatattcagtttgaaatagtttttaaatatttatatttaataaataaatttaaaatttaaatcatttaatccttACATGTGTATAGACGTGGGtttgtatgcatgtttgtaaatttttaaaatacataaattaattaatctgttagcttgtttttgaattgataatatacatgtgaaaagaatattatttagcattgtgtggatataattttgtataaaaatatcataacttacatattaattaaaaatgctaaaaagaattttaaaaatcacaGTTGTTGCAAGcctattcaattattaagaattaagcgacatttttttggatcatcttttattattattgaatattacattaattgtATAAGTCAtaatttaaaaatcacaaaatcaattttaaaattcaaaatttcctatgatattaaaataaaaaattattaaatgaacaatcagccaaaaaatgaaaaaaaatttgaaaaaaaaaaagatgaaaatatatatagagatacacttcgaaaatttgagatagtgatagagatagatgagatgagagaagataagaagagaGGTGATGTGAAGCGACATAGATTGAAATAAATagattatatatgaatatgagttagaaattttaaaaatccatccaaatatGTGAATTGAACcaatacaatttttgacaatttatagtcgtaccttaggctttaatgttagtatattaattaatttcatgatgttattaaaattctattgaaaatttgaataggtctagacttttatagagtttttaaaaatcaatatttgATACCACTTGACTTATTAAAAATCTatgaaagtctattttgaataccactaaaaatatgtaaaaatcTTAATTGAATACGTCTAAACTTTTAAAATCCacaaaaattcaataaatatcTTACGTTAAATACACCCCTCTGAAATTTGGGATATGAATACATTATTGGCTTTTTATGAGCAAAATCGTCCATTTTTGGGTCCATTCTTCCACTGTTTGGGTTTTCTTTGGCCCCCCTTTTGCTGGCTGAGTTGAAGAAGGTTGAGAAATTGGTAACTGCGTGAATCTTTTTGCTCTATTCTCGAGGAATCGTTTTTAAAGTTTGAGTCTTTATTATCGTACGTTGTTTTCGAAAGGGgagagaaaattttgaattattcattattcaaacaACAGAATGTCATCTTTTTTGCAATTTCTTTCTTGTGAGTAACCTTTCTTGATAATTGTCATATTTAGCTTAATTATTACTTGATTTTGCTCTATTTTACCATTTTGAGAAACaattactttaaaattttcctgGGTACATTCATTGTTCCTGTGTTAAAACTTACCACCTCCATCCCATTCTCTTGCAGGAAAGTAGTCTAGTACAGTAAGTTTTTAAGGATTTCTCATGATTTTGATTTTTGCCATAATCCCAcgaaataataacaataataattcaagatttGCTCAATAATTCTGCTTTTTGGCATTAATTTCTCTTTCTTGTTTGGTTTTTGctgaaaaataacaatttgTTTAGCACGGTGCTCTCTATTCAAGCCCTGTGTTAACATATACGTCGGATGAACTGTATTTCATTCCATTTTCCAGCTTTTCTTGTTTCAGAATCTGTGAAATATTGCATATTATTTTAAGAGTCATCAGTTGTACTTTTTGTTATTATGGACAAGAATCCAAAATTGCTTTTAGCATAAAACTTATCCTTTCTGCTAATATGCTCCGGGGACCCCATCTCCTCATAAGCTGGCAAGCATGATTTAGCTAGCTCGTACCGTCATCACACCAGCAAAGTCCCCTTCATGGCCCTACTAATCTACATCATGTGCTGCACTCTATCATCGAACCCCCATTCCAAAAATCTTGTGATCATTGCATGCATTTACTTGGCTTAGAATATATATACAGTGTGTATATTCTTTGTGTAAGCTGTATCCCAACTTCTTCTTATCTCCATTTTTGTTCTTTTTCAGAAAAGTTTTGTCCGAGTAGAGTGATGGAATCAAATTTCATGGATGAGATTGACTTCACAACCTTCTTTGAACAAATCGATGACTTGATTGAATTCCCAACCGAAAATGATTCAGGTGGTGTGAATTTCGAAACTTCTTGTGATTCCAAGGATATCCCAAGCATGTGGAACTGCGGTTTGCCGGAGAAGACCAGTCGTCTTTTCTCTGGTAGCCGTGGCACCGCCCCACCTGACCTCTCTGCAGAGCTCTTTGTTCCGGTGAGCATATGCCTTATTACATGATTGCCATTACTTATAATGGACCTTGAAATGGCATTCGGTGACACTCTAGTCCAACCATGTGTAAATTGAGTTAATGAAGCGAACTTGCATTATTACCATGTTGATTTTACTTGATCCAACGATAATCAATGTACTCCATATATTGTACATAGAAAGATCCATTCACCTGGTCGAGCATAGATTTTCTATGAGATGATTGTTTGAAAATTTAACTTTCTTCATGAagtgattttgattttttttggcAAATTGTCTGTCAGGATGTAACATCAAGCTGAAATATCACCATTTTAGACTCACGCCTATAAGTTAgaagtttaaattttcaaatttgtaGTTTAGATTAGCTAGTCCACTTGATACAACAAGATTACATTTCGTGTGATGGATTTTTAATACGTGTTGTATTTGAATTTTGAGACAATAGTTTAGGACGAATAGAGGCTGAAGAAAGTGAGTGTAGCTTCTCAGTGGAGTGACCAACCGGGCTGGCCGTTTTTCAAGTAATGGACGTAAAATGGATTGAGTGGTTCACTATTTTCCGTTTTCGCACCTTTTGGCTTGTAAGGTGTTTATGGATTACATGCAcaaaatgtttttctttaatctCCTCTAATTCTATCCCCTCTTTGTGTGGTTTAATTTGTCAGGACGAAGACATTGGGCAACTTGAATGGCTTTCAACGAGCGGTTCTTTTTCTGGGGAGAAAACTACACCTTCAAACACTGATCACCATGGTACACAACGAGCTCGAATCAAACGCCCTCATCCAGCAACTTCCAATGCAAGGGCTGCCATTCAACTCATCTCCCCTGCATCCACCTTCACCGAGTTGCCATCAACAAAAAAGGTCTTGAAACCTGTTGGACTGGAACCGAACCGAGAAAAGAAAACCGAGTTGACTTTGCCAGCAAAACCAACAGATGCACAT
The sequence above is a segment of the Primulina tabacum isolate GXHZ01 chromosome 6, ASM2559414v2, whole genome shotgun sequence genome. Coding sequences within it:
- the LOC142548843 gene encoding protein ENHANCED DISEASE RESISTANCE 2-like; the protein is MGMAEREGMMRGWLYLIRFNRFGLQYSRKRYFILQDNCLKSFKSIPSSDTEEPVRSAIIDSCIRVTDNGRESHHMKVFFIFTLYNTSNHNDQLKLGATSSEEAARWIRSLQDTALDPVTNSNCSKRRWQPFSLSVSKRMANKRSVDWTSASSEHVNAMTSDVIGPSPWKIFGCQDGLRLFKEAKDRDSNGKHWDDHPAIMAVGVIDGTSETVFRTLLSLGTSKSEWDFCFYRGSVIEHLDGHTDIIHIQLYNHWLPWAMKRRDLLLRRYWRREDDGTYVILYHSVIHRKCPPQDGYIRACLKSGGYVITPTKQGKHCVIKHMLAVDWRFWKSRFRKASSRSITIRMLGRVAALREMFRAKVGSTTNEFLLGELAVEVGIPQNEKEEIKTEVNLKMVEKITEDEGLKRLSEASSLKGLNDAADEFFDVPEPFEDEAADNGWTSDTTPEFCYVDIYQPKLSSAANFVKKLHDLAVQKKGYVDLQELSWGENVSCCYGATLPKDSSFNMLCSWAAADPSSFLIRGDNYLEDHQKIKAKSTLMHMVAADWLRSDKREDDLAGRPGGIVQKYADRGGSEFFFVMNIQVPGTTMYNLALYYMLKTPLNETPLLERFVNGDDAFRNSRFKLIPYISKGSWIVKQSVGKKSCLLGQALEVNYYRGKNYLELDINVGSSTVARGVVSLVLGYLNNLVIEMAFLIQGNTQDELPEVLLGTCRLNHLDAAKSVSTDSIRII
- the LOC142548844 gene encoding GATA transcription factor 8-like isoform X2; translated protein: MESNFMDEIDFTTFFEQIDDLIEFPTENDSGGVNFETSCDSKDIPSMWNCGLPEKTSRLFSGSRGTAPPDLSAELFVPDEDIGQLEWLSTSGSFSGEKTTPSNTDHHGTQRARIKRPHPATSNARAAIQLISPASTFTELPSTKKVLKPVGLEPNREKKTELTLPAKPTDAHQDPPPLPVRKCLHCEITKTPQWRAGPMGPKTLCNACGVRYKSGRLLPEYRPAASPKFVPSVHSNCHKKVIEMRRNVVPKHIATTKTTTASSTALFAPILEHVTDCLP
- the LOC142548844 gene encoding GATA transcription factor 4-like isoform X1, with product MHLLGLEYIYSVYILCVSCIPTSSYLHFCSFSEKFCPSRVMESNFMDEIDFTTFFEQIDDLIEFPTENDSGGVNFETSCDSKDIPSMWNCGLPEKTSRLFSGSRGTAPPDLSAELFVPDEDIGQLEWLSTSGSFSGEKTTPSNTDHHGTQRARIKRPHPATSNARAAIQLISPASTFTELPSTKKVLKPVGLEPNREKKTELTLPAKPTDAHQDPPPLPVRKCLHCEITKTPQWRAGPMGPKTLCNACGVRYKSGRLLPEYRPAASPKFVPSVHSNCHKKVIEMRRNVVPKHIATTKTTTASSTALFAPILEHVTDCLP